The genomic region GTACGACCTTAAGATTAGCGCGAAGGGCAGCGAAGGCCTCGACCAGATCATAGATACGATCCGGCGTGAAGGGGGGAATATAACGATGATTAACACGAGCGAGCCAACCCTGGAGGACGTGTTCTTATCGGTCACCGGCAAGGCGATGCGCGACCAGGCAAACGAGAAGCCCTCAATGAGAAGGCGGCACGGCCCATGGGCTCCGCGGGCGAGAGCGAGGTGATAGCATGGGATTGGTTAAAGGCATACAGGATAGCTACCGCATCGCCATAAAAGACCTACTCGAGTTCGAGCGCAACCGCATCGGCCTTATCTTTTTATTCCTGATGCCCTTCTTCATGCTCATAATGACTGGCTACATATTCCCGACGGAAAACGCCTATAAGGACATACCGGTAGCGCTCGTGGACCTTGACAATAGCCAGGCGAGCCAGCAGCTCATAGGGCAGCTACAGGCGATGAATGAAAAGACAAATATGATGGAGTTCAAGGACGCCGCGAGCCTGGAAAATGCCAAGACTTTGATAACCCGAGGCCAGGCGTATGGCGCGATAGTCATACCTCAGGGCTTCTCAGATAGCCTGTCACAGGGGAAGCAGGCGAACATCACCGTGCTTTCGGATAACAGCATCCCCCAGGTATCGATGGTCATGCAGGGCATCGGGTCCCAGGCTATAAGCATGCTCGGGGCGCAAAGGGCTGCCATGGAAGTGCAGATGCTGAGCGTGAAGGCGAACCAGACGGTGAACCCTGCTGCGGTCATAGCGCCTTACAAAGCGGACATACAGGGGACCGTCCCGGGCGATCTGACCTATTTCGACTTCATAGCCCCCGGACTGCTCATGATGATAGTCATGATGGGGGCGATGACAGGCATACCGAGGGCGATATCGCATGAAAAGGAGATCGGCACGTTCGACGGAATCCTGGCCGCGCCGGTCAGCGAGATGTCCATCATCATGGGCAAGACCATCGCCCAGACGGTGAGGGGCTTCGTCCAGGGCATCATAGTCCTCATAATAGCCATACTGGTGTTCGGCGTCACCATCCAGGGGAATATACTTTTAGCCTTCGCCCTCCTCTTCCTGGGCATATTCAGCTTTATAGGCCTGGGCATACTGCTCACCTCAATGGCGGACAACGAGGAGACCGCCATGATCTTCATGACCGTGCTCCAGTTCCCCATGATGTTCCTGACCGGCGTGTTCTTCCCCATCCAGCAGATGCCATGGTTCATGCAAGGCCTATCAAAGCTACTGCCCCTGACGTACGCGGTAAGCGCCATGCGTAAGGTGATGATACTAAATGCAGGGCTCGTGGACGTGTTACCCGAAGTCGCCATACTGCTGGTCTTCGGGGCTATCATGCTGGCCATAGCCATCCCCGTATTCAGGAAGTCGATGACGCCATAAAAACCTATTTTTTCTCTTTTTTCTTCTTTTTTAAAAAGAGTGCCAAACCTAATGTTTTTTTACTGAGAAAAAAGATTATAGTATATGATTACGTTATAACCTTT from Methanocella conradii HZ254 harbors:
- a CDS encoding ABC transporter permease, whose protein sequence is MGLVKGIQDSYRIAIKDLLEFERNRIGLIFLFLMPFFMLIMTGYIFPTENAYKDIPVALVDLDNSQASQQLIGQLQAMNEKTNMMEFKDAASLENAKTLITRGQAYGAIVIPQGFSDSLSQGKQANITVLSDNSIPQVSMVMQGIGSQAISMLGAQRAAMEVQMLSVKANQTVNPAAVIAPYKADIQGTVPGDLTYFDFIAPGLLMMIVMMGAMTGIPRAISHEKEIGTFDGILAAPVSEMSIIMGKTIAQTVRGFVQGIIVLIIAILVFGVTIQGNILLAFALLFLGIFSFIGLGILLTSMADNEETAMIFMTVLQFPMMFLTGVFFPIQQMPWFMQGLSKLLPLTYAVSAMRKVMILNAGLVDVLPEVAILLVFGAIMLAIAIPVFRKSMTP